The Apium graveolens cultivar Ventura chromosome 6, ASM990537v1, whole genome shotgun sequence genome contains a region encoding:
- the LOC141667796 gene encoding pentatricopeptide repeat-containing protein At2g46050, mitochondrial has translation MLITYRSHSILTVHFKNSLLLAANFHRTLYKTRKSSTKKDDQLSRVGASMEISDPPHFTNPYYIQSFYSNSLKLCAKKGFLAHGKQLHASMIKFGFFHNVLWLQNQILNLYIKCKQVDAASKVFDEIHVRNVVTWNTMISGLVGCGRIFCDLGFCYFTRMLIGRLVPDSTTFTGLLKLCIEVNDIEIGRQLNSLVIKVGLSKDCFVGSVLVDLYAKFGEVEDARKVFDFCLDRDLVLWNVMVSCYTLNGLGGEAFRVFKLMDLNGVKGDDFTFTSLINACSSWGPRELGRLIHGVVLKNGFDMDVVIASAVVDMYVKNDVMYDARKVFQAMKFKNLISWTTLIVGYGRHGDGKEATMLLVQMLGEGFNPDELTLASVLSSCGNLSLSGEIVQIHAYAIKTAISAFLSVGNALINAYSKSGNIASAFLSFNLIIEPDLVSWTSMIGACAFHGLSGAGIQLFEKMLSHKIRPDRVAFLEVLSACCHGGLVCEGFHYFELMTDAYEVVPDLDHYTCLIDLLGRGGLLIEAFNVLLSMPIQPGSDTLGAFIGACKVYGNVDLAQWAVEQLVTLEPHMSVNYTLMSNLYASAECWNDVSRVRKIMRDNCHYKVPGCSWIEIAGQVHTFISSDKIHPQILETNATLVLLFSLMKDKEGVPCVDLLH, from the coding sequence ATGTTGATCACTTACCGCTCCCACTCAATCCTCACCGTCCATTTCAAAAATTCGTTACTTCTTGCCGCAAATTTTCACAGAACTCTGTATAAAACCCGCAAAAGTAGTACTAAAAAAGATGATCAATTGAGTAGAGTCGGTGCTTCAATGGAAATTTCCGACCCGCCCCATTTTACTAACCCTTATTATATTCAATCTTTTTACTCAAATTCATTAAAATTGTGCGCAAAAAAGGGGTTTCTTGCACATGGAAAACAATTACATGCATCAATGATAAAGTTTGGATTTTTTCATAATGTGTTATGGTTACAAAATCAAATCTTGAATCTTTATATTAAGTGTAAACAAGTGGATGCTGCTAgtaaggtgtttgatgaaattcATGTGAGAAATGTTGTGACTTGGAATACAATGATTTCTGGTTTAGTTGGGTGTGGTAGGATATTTTGTGACTTGGGTTTTTGTTATTTTACGAGAATGTTGATAGGAAGGTTAGTTCCGGATAGCACGACTTTTACGGGGTTGCTTAAGTTGTGTATTGAAGTTAATGATATTGAGATTGGTAGGCAGTTAAATTCTTTGGTGATTAAGGTTGGCTTGTCTAAAGATTGTTTTGTTGGTAGTGTTCTTGTTGATTTATATGCCAAATTTGGGGAGGTTGAAGATGCGAGAAAGGTTTTCGATTTTTGTTTGGATAGAGATTTAGTTTTGTGGAATGTGATGGTCTCTTGCTATACGTTGAACGGGTTGGGAGGAGAGGCTTTTCGGGTGTTTAAATTGATGGATTTAAATGGGGTCAAAGGTGATGATTTTACATTTACCAGTCTTATTAATGCTTGTTCTAGTTGGGGACCGCGTGAATTGGGTAGGCTGATTCATGGAGTTGTTCTTAAAAATGGATTTGATATGGATGTAGTGATTGCTAGTGCAGTAGTTGATATGTATGTAAAGAATGATGTTATGTATGATGCTCGGAAAGTTTTTCAGGCTATGAAATTTAAAAATTTGATATCTTGGACCACTTTAATTGTTGGTTATGGAAGGCATGGGGATGGCAAAGAGGCTACCATGTTGCTCGTGCAGATGTTAGGAGAAGGTTTTAATCCTGATGAACTAACATTAGCAAGTGTACTTAGCTCATGTGGTAATCTGTCTCTTTCTGGAGAAATTGTTCAAATTCATGCTTATGCAATAAAAACTGCTATTTCGGCTTTTCTATCAGTTGGAAACGCTTTAATAAATGCATATAGCAAAAGTGGTAACATTGCCAGTGCATTTCTATCTTTTAACTTAATTATAGAGCCTGATCTTGTATCATGGACTTCAATGATAGGAGCATGTGCATTTCATGGTCTATCAGGAGCAGGTATTCAACTTTTTGAGAAGATGCTATCACATAAGATTAGGCCAGACAGAGTTGCTTTTTTGGAAGTTCTTTCTGCCTGTTGTCATGGGGGATTAGTATGTGAAGGGTTCCACTACTTTGAGTTGATGACTGATGCTTATGAAGTTGTGCCAGACTTGGATCACTATACTTGCCTCATTGACCTCCTAGGGCGAGGTGGCCTTCTAATCGAGGCCTTTAACGTATTGCTTTCGATGCCAATACAACCTGGATCAGATACCTTGGGAGCATTTATTGGGGCTTGTAAAGTCTACGGAAATGTAGATTTAGCACAATGGGCAGTAGAACAGCTTGTTACTTTGGAGCCACATATGTCAGTTAATTATACTCTCATGTCAAATTTGTATGCTTCTGCAGAATGTTGGAACGATGTAAGTAGGGTTCGTAAGATAATGAGAGATAATTGTCACTATAAAGTTCCGGGTTGTAGTTGGATTGAGATTGCTGGTCAGGTTCATACATTTATATCAAGTGACAAAATACATCCACAAATACTAGAGACGAATGCTACCCTGGTATTATTGTTTAGTCTAATGAAGGACAAAGAAGGCGTGCCCTGTGTTGACCTCTTGCACTGA
- the LOC141666960 gene encoding calmodulin-binding receptor-like cytoplasmic kinase 2, whose protein sequence is MKSTSKFSGGRSTPSQTPDRVSNTSSSAYSSSSSSHRSNSRRNPVKVAAKSVKGVFVACFTPPEPENTRDFSVFDTPSVVSDGSRAGSEKRNRNSSSLYGSSNDSARMRDPGTTKFTIAEILKATKNFSPNLKIGQGGFGTVYKGRLEDGTFVAVKRAKKSVYDKHLGAEFQSEIKTLTEVGHLNLVKFYGYLVHEDEKLVVVEYVPNGTLREHLECMHGTVLDFAARLDVAIDVAHAVTYLHMYSDHPIIHRDIKSSNILLSEKFRAKVADFGFARMVTDGESDATHISTQVKGTAGYLDPEYLTTYQLTEKSDVYSFGVLLVELVTGRRPIEAKRELKERITAKWAMRKFAEGDAILVLDPRLERSPANNFALEKILELALQCLAPHRKNRPRMRRCAEILWNIRKDYRELLGFDTPSLSSHSQRSNSVSEG, encoded by the exons ATGAAAAGTACTAGCAAGTTTTCAGGTGGCCGGAGCACTCCTTCGCAAACACCGGACCGTGTGAGTAACACCTCAAGCTCTGCCTACTCTTCTTCATCTTCCTCCCACAGATCAAATTCTAGGAGAAACCCAGTAAAAGTTGCTGCTAAATCTGTTAAAGGAGTTTTTGTGGCTTGTTTTACTCCACCAGAGCCGGAAAATACCAGGGATTTTTCCGTGTTTGATACCCCTTCTG TTGTTTCCGATGGTTCTCGTGCTGGTAGTGAGAAGAGAAATCGTAATTCTAGCAGTTTATATGGCAGTTCAAATGATTCAGCACGGATGAGGGATCCAGGGACTACTAAGTTTACTATTGCAGAAATATTAAAGGCAACTAAGAATTTTTCCCCTAATCTCAAAATTGGACAAGGTGGTTTTGGAACAGTCTATAAAGGTCGACTTGAAGATGGAACCTTTGTTGCTGTCAAAAGAGCTAAAAAG AGTGTGTATGATAAACATTTGGGAGCGGAATTCCAGAGTGAAATTAAAACTCTAACAGAAGTGGGGCATCTGAATTTGGTCAAGTTTTATGGGTACCTAGTGCATGAAGATGAAAAGCTTGTTGTGGTGGAATATGTTCCCAATGGAACCCTTAGGGAACACCTAGAAT GTATGCATGGCACTGTTCTTGACTTTGCAGCACGGTTGGATGTTGCTATAGACGTGGCCCATGCTGTTACTTATCTTCACATGTATAGTG ATCATCCCATCATCCACAGAGATATCAAGTCTTCCAATATTCTCCTCTCAGAAAAATTCCGAGCTAAGGTGGCCGACTTTGGCTTTGCCAGGATGGTAACTGATGGTGAATCAGATGCCACCCATATATCTACCCAGGTTAAAGGAACTGCTGGATATCTTGACCCTGAATATCTGACAACTTACCAGCTTACCGAGAAGAGTGACGTTTACTCATTTGGCGTGTTACTTGTGGAATTAGTGACAGGCAGGCGGCCTATTGAAGCAAAACGAGAACTGAAGGAGAGGATAACTGCTAAATGG GCCATGAGGAAGTTTGCCGAAGGAGATGCAATATTAGTTCTGGATCCGAGACTGGAAAGATCTCCTGCAAATAATTTTGCTCTAGAAAAAATTCTTGAACTAGCATTACAGTGTTTGGCACCTCATAGGAAAAACCGTCCAAGGATGAGAAGGTGCGCAGAAATTTTGTGGAATATCCGGAAAGATTACAGAGAACTGTTAGGCTTTGACACCCCTTCACTCTCTTCTCATTCCCAAAGAAGTAACTCAGTAAGCGAGGGATAG